The Pangasianodon hypophthalmus isolate fPanHyp1 chromosome 13, fPanHyp1.pri, whole genome shotgun sequence genome includes a window with the following:
- the LOC128319901 gene encoding uncharacterized protein LOC128319901 isoform X2: MDFVLHQCVGLPPETTDFVQMLIVHIKTVLLQLIRRILASGGRVERTRATSSENASSPAEDQTSQRDDVSGAGTSEICKNILTLYQSDNFDRSEGDKTLGKSLKSDLSRSHTNEISDKLVILYQSDDFDRPEGEKTSGMSLKSHQKDQGMFASGQKQAISEKRKLFLESAADERFLDKVTQVESDIPEKRLRSHISTGLSSGKDSCSSTESSLTASVDLEQVTAEIVNRVISGIASEIGIADMENGSEARVGKAQMSDADAHSASYSKNFSDVFAKLRSLIGVRDESRQSCSCLKNAAAAAVTDAKSLVSMSEAPNLQAVIDSFTEELIAKNADLFLRHELLAKSSSSKASRRRRSAFLQPRKSDQRIVSEVKKTCEVSSSVPLRSNQLLNKATQVVSEMLLRRLSTADSSRCSLEDVQSAVSTADSLVRVLYECDESVKEETKSSDALDALSCFFDVREAESAKKPRNVLRRVRSLLQAFFSKASKALSFPTHEERVEEKVDLDLCTNRVITEVIDLLRSELTAPPAVKNDDAYFHTKSTRRVSDIIFRIVESCPLLPSQFPKERHTEAQLRKVASALNLQVVSTASEISRTVSSTVQQFIDADRKSRPSVQRSSFAPLHLFTVVRNQLKAFFTSFSKRVAEDERTDASAQSERDEDRVTPIYISEDGSRKDLCSSTESSPTVSVDLFQVTAEIVNRVISGIASEIGLMENGSEAQMSDADARSASYPKNSDVFTKLRSLIGVRDKSRQSCSCLKNAAAAAVTDAKSLVSISEAPNLQAVIDSFTEELIAKNADLFLRDELLAKSSSSKASRLRRSAFLQPRKSDQRIVSEVKKTCEVSSSVPLRSKEFLNKATQVVSEMLLRRLSTADSSRCSLEDVQSAVSTADSLVRVLYECDESVKEKTKSSDALDALSCFFDVREAESAKKPRNVLRKVRSLLQAFFSKASKALSFSTHEERVEEKVDLDLCTNRVITEVIDLLRSELTAPPAVKNDDAYFHTKSTRRVSDIIFRIVESCPLLPSQFPKERHTEAQLRKVASALNLQVVSTASEISRTVSSTVQQFIDADRKSRPSVQRSSFAPLHLFTVVRNQLKNFFTSFSKRVAEDERTDASAQTERDQDRVTPIYISEDGSRKDLCSSTESSLTASVDLVQVTAEIVNRVISGIASEIGLMENGSEAQMSDADARSASYPKNSDVFAKLRSLIGVRDKSRQSCSSLKNSAAAAVTDAKSLVSISEAPNLQAVIDSFTEELIAKNADLFLRDELLAKSSSSKASRRRRSAFLQPRKSDQWIVSEVKKTCEVSSSVPLRSNQLLNKATQVVSEMLLRRLSTADSSRCSLEDVQSAVSTADSLVRVLYECDESVKEKTKSSDALDALSCFFDVREAESAKKPRNVLRKVRSLLQAFFSKASKALSFPTHKERVEEKVDLDLCTNRVITEVIDLLRSELTAPPAVKNDDAYFHTKSTRRVSDIIFRIVESCPLLPSQFPKERHTEAQLRKVASALNLQVVSTASEISQTVSSTVQQFIDTDRKSRPSVQRSSFAPLHLFTVVRNQLKNFFTSFSKRVADDERTDASAQSERDQDRVTPIYISEDGTVHELTELEDLSLEEMIHQRSRAITDVIANLLLRNVDRAGDVGQCSSDSVPGRGNNMLRSNRFPSECVYTFTEESIKAVVQNALNAGPSAGDEAQESSFVAKSTGCPFATALAREIEEAAVEETREHLNATDQQNRPGRNGNVPGSDGCSSLPAAEDQEKKKRLGFHFILRRNGSMIRRGVKCPKKSKKKRSRVPLTSDDQPTPSTSANLHNSSHRESKVSGSVFKNARRRLGRIFSNISKSFTGCFNSETAP; encoded by the exons ATGGACTTTGTTCTTCATCAGTGTGTTGG attACCGCCGGAGACGACTGATTTCGTTCAGATGCTCATCGTTCATATAAAAACTGTGCTGCTGCAGCTGATCCGGAGAATCCTGGCATCAGGAGGAAGGGTGGAACGAACAAGGGCGACGTCTTCTGAGAATGCTTCATCACCCGCAGAAGATCAGACCTCACAGCGAGATGATGTCAGCGGCGCAGGCACTAGCGAGATATGTAAAAACATCTTGACTCTTTATCAGTCTGACAATTTTGACAGAAGTGAAGGAGATAAAACTTTAGGAAAGTCGCTAAAGTCCGATCTCAGCAGGTCACACACTAATGAGATATCTGATAAGCTTGTGATTCTGTATCAGTCTGATGATTTCGACAGACCTGAAGGAGAGAAAACTTCAGGAATGTCGCTAAAGTCCCACCAGAAGGACCAAGGAATGTTCGCCTCTGGACAGAAGCAAGCAATTTCCGAGAAAAGGAAGTTGTTCTTGGAATCTGCCGCTGATGAACGGTTCCTTGATAAAGTCACTCAGGTTGAGAGTGATATCCCAGAGAAGCGGTTACGTTCACACATTTCCACAGGTTTATCCAGTGGGAAAGATTCGTGTTCCAGCACAGAGTCGTCACTGACGGCGTCAGTAGATCTGGAACAAGTCACTGCTGAGATCGTGAACAGGGTGATCAGTGGAATTGCTAGCGAGATCGGAATAGCCGACATGGAAAACGGATCGGAAGCTCGGGTAGGAAAAGCTCAGATGAGTGATGCTGATGCTCACTCAGCTTCCTACTCAAAGAACTTCTCCGACGTTTTCGCGAAGCTCCGAAGTCTTATTGGAGTCAGAGATGAAAGCAGACAGTCGTGCTCGTGCCTGAAgaacgcagcagcagcagcagtgactgaTGCTAAGAGCCTGGTGTCCATGAGTGAAGCTCCAAACCTGCAGGCTGTAATTGACAGCTTCACTGAGGAGCTGATTGCGAAGAACGCAGATTTATTTCTGCGTCACGAGCTGCTGGCCAAGTCCAGCTCTTCTAAAGCGTCTCGGCGCAGACGGTCTGCGTTCTTGCAGCCGCGTAAATCCGATCAGCGGATTGTTTCCGAGGTAAAAAAGACCTGTGAGGTGAGCAGTTCTGTCCCTCTGAGGTCTAATCAGCTTCTCAATAAAGCCACTCAGGTGGTGAGTGAGATGCTGCTCAGAAGGTTGTCAACAGCAGACTCCTCGAGATGCTCGTTAGAAGACGTGCAGAGTGCCGTAAGTACCGCAGATTCGCTCGTCAGGGTTTTATACGAATGTGACGAGTCTGTGAAAGAGGAGACTAAGAGCTCTGACGCTCTCGATGCCTTGTCCTGCTTCTTTGACGTCAGAGAAGCAGAATCTGCCAAAAAACCAAGGAACGTGTTGAGAAGAGTGCGAAGTCTCCTTCAAGCATTTTTCTCCAAGGCATCTAAAGCTCTGAGCTTTCCCACACATGAGGAGAGGGTGGAGGAGAAGGTGGACCTGGACCTGTGCACCAACAGGGTCATTACTGAAGTCATTGATTTGTTAAGGAGTGAGTTGACAGCTCCACCTGCGGTGAAGAACGATGACGCCTATTTCCACACCAAATCCACCAGGCGTGTGAGTGACATCATCTTCCGAATAGTGGAATCCTGTCCTCTGCTGCCTTCACAATTTCCAAAGGAACGCCACACGGAAGCGCAGCTCAGGAAAGTGGCATCCGCGTTAAATCTGCAGGTCGTTTCTACAGCTTCTGAGATTTCCAGAACTGTTAGCTCCACTGTGCAGCAGTTTATAGACGCAGACAGGAAGTCGAGGCCTTCAGTCCAGAGGAGTTCATTCGCTCCTCTGCACCTTTTCACTGTGGTGCGCAACCAGCTGAAGGCTTTCTTCACTTCCTTCTCTAAACGTGTTGCTGAAGATGAAAGGACAGATGCGTCAGCACAGTCAGAGAGGGATGAAGATCGTGTCACTCCCATCTACATCAGCGAGGATGGAAGTAGGAAAGATTTGTGTTCCAGCACAGAATCGTCACCGACGGTATCAGTAGATCTTTTTCAAGTCACTGCTGAGATCGTGAACAGGGTGATCAGTGGAATTGCTAGTGAGATCGGACTAATGGAAAATGGATCGGAAGCTCAGATGAGTGATGCTGATGCTCGCTCAGCTTCCTACCCAAAGAACTCTGACGTTTTCACGAAGCTCCGAAGTCTTATTGGAGTCAGAGATAAAAGCAGACAGTCGTGCTCGTGCCTGAAgaacgcagcagcagcagcagtgactgaTGCTAAGAGCCTCGTGTCCATCAGCGAAGCTCCAAACCTGCAGGCTGTTATTGACAGCTTCACTGAGGAGCTTATTGCGAAGAACGCAGATTTATTTCTGCGTGACGAGCTGCTGGCCAAGTCCAGCTCTTCTAAGGCCTCTCGGCTCAGACGGTCTGCGTTCTTGCAGCCGCGTAAATCCGATCAGCGGATTGTTTCCGAGGTAAAAAAGACCTGTGAGGTGAGCAGTTCTGTCCCTCTGAGGTCTAAGGAGTTCCTCAATAAAGCCACTCAGGTGGTGAGTGAGATGCTGCTCAGAAGGTTGTCAACAGCAGACTCCTCGAGATGCTCGTTAGAAGACGTGCAGAGTGCCGTCAGTACCGCAGATTCGCTCGTCAGGGTTTTATACGAATGTGACGAGTCTGTGAAAGAGAAGACTAAGAGCTCTGACGCTCTCGATGCCTTGTCCTGCTTCTTTGACGTCAGAGAAGCAGAATCTGCCAAAAAACCAAGGAACGTGTTGAGAAAAGTGCGAAGTCTCCTTCAGGCATTTTTCTCCAAGGCATCTAAAGCTCTGAGCTTTTCCACACACGAGGAGAGGGTGGAGGAGAAGGTGGACCTGGACCTGTGCACCAACAGGGTCATTACTGAAGTCATTGATTTGTTAAGGAGTGAGTTGACAGCTCCACCTGCGGTGAAGAACGATGACGCCTATTTCCACACCAAATCCACCAGGCGTGTGAGTGACATCATCTTCCGAATAGTGGAATCCTGTCCTCTCCTGCCTTCACAATTCCCAAAGGAACGCCACACGGAAGCGCAGCTCAGGAAAGTGGCGTCCGCGTTAAATCTGCAGGTCGTTTCTACAGCTTCTGAGATTTCCCGAACTGTTAGCTCCACTGTGCAGCAGTTTATAGACGCAGACAGGAAGTCGAGGCCTTCAGTCCAGAGGAGTTCATTCGCTCCTCTGCACCTTTTCACTGTGGTGCGCAACCAGCTGAAGAATTTCTTCACTTCTTTCTCTAAACGTGTTGCTGAAGATGAAAGGACAGACGCGTcagcacagacagagagggatcAGGATCGTGTCACTCCCATCTACATCAGCGAGGATGGAAGTAGGAAAGATTTGTGTTCCAGCACAGAGTCGTCACTGACGGCGTCAGTAGATCTTGTTCAAGTCACTGCTGAGATCGTGAACAGGGTGATCAGTGGAATTGCTAGTGAGATCGGACTAATGGAAAATGGATCGGAAGCTCAGATGAGTGATGCTGATGCTCGCTCAGCTTCCTACCCAAAGAACTCTGACGTTTTCGCGAAGCTCCGAAGTCTTATTGGAGTCAGAGATAAAAGCAGACAGTCGTGCTCGTCCCTGAagaactcagcagcagcagcagtgactgaTGCTAAGAGCCTGGTGTCCATCAGCGAAGCTCCAAACCTGCAGGCTGTTATTGACAGCTTCACCGAGGAGCTTATTGCAAAGAACGCAGATTTATTTCTGCGTGACGAGCTGCTGGCCAAGTCCAGCTCTTCTAAAGCGTCTCGGCGCAGACGGTCTGCGTTCTTGCAGCCGCGTAAATCCGATCAGTGGATTGTTTCCGAGGTAAAAAAGACCTGTGAGGTGAGCAGTTCTGTCCCTCTGAGGTCTAATCAGCTTCTCAATAAAGCCACTCAGGTGGTGAGTGAGATGCTGCTCAGAAGGTTGTCAACAGCAGACTCCTCGAGATGCTCGTTAGAAGACGTGCAGAGTGCCGTCAGTACCGCAGATTCGCTCGTCAGGGTTTTATACGAATGTGACGAGTCTGTGAAAGAGAAGACTAAGAGCTCTGACGCTCTCGATGCCTTGTCCTGCTTCTTTGACGTCAGAGAAGCAGAATCTGCCAAAAAACCAAGGAACGTGTTGAGAAAAGTGCGAAGTCTCCTTCAGGCATTTTTCTCCAAGGCATCTAAAGCTCTGAGCTTTCCTACACACAAGGAGAGGGTGGAGGAGAAGGTGGACCTGGACCTGTGCACCAACAGGGTCATTACTGAAGTCATTGATTTGTTAAGGAGTGAGTTGACAGCTCCACCTGCGGTGAAGAACGATGACGCCTATTTCCACACCAAATCCACCAGGCGTGTGAGTGACATCATCTTCCGAATAGTGGAATCCTGTCCTCTCCTGCCCTCACAATTCCCAAAGGAACGCCACACGGAAGCGCAGCTCAGGAAAGTGGCGTCCGCGTTAAATCTGCAGGTCGTTTCTACCGCTTCTGAGATTTCCCAAACTGTTAGCTCCACTGTGCAGCAGTTTATAGACACAGACAGGAAGTCGAGGCCTTCAGTCCAGAGGAGTTCATTCGCTCCTCTGCACCTTTTCACTGTGGTGCGCAACCAGCTGAAGAATTTCTTCACTTCCTTCTCTAAACGTGTTGCTGACGATGAAAGGACAGACGCGTCAGCACAGTCAGAGAGGGATCAGGATCGTGTCACTCCCATCTACATCAGCGAGGATGGCACGGTTCATGAGCTAACCGAGCTGGAGGATCTTTCTCTGGAGGAGATGATACATCAACGATCACGTGCTATAACGGATGTAATAGCGAATCTCCTCCTGAGGAACGTGGATAGGGCAGGAGATGTTGGCCAGTGTTCATCAGATTCTGTTCCAGGGAGAGGGAACAACATGTTACGCTCCAACCGGTTTCCTTCTGAGTGCGTTTACACGTTTACAGAGGAGTCCATCAAGGCTGTAGTGCAGAATGCGCTAAACGCCGGGCCGAGCGCAGGAGACGAAGCTCAGGAAAGCAGCTTCGTGGCCAAATCGACCGGTTGTCCGTTTGCTACGGCGCTCGCACGTGAAATCGAGGAGGCAGCCGTGGAGGAGACTCGGGAACACCTGAACGCCACTGATCAGCAGAATCGACCCGGCCGGAACGGAAACGTTCCTGGAAGCGATGGTTGTTCCTCACTTCCAGCAGCTGAGGatcaggagaagaagaagaggctCGGATTTCACTTCATTCTGAGGAGGAACGGGAGCATGATCAGACGTGGCGTTAAG TGTCCCAAGAAGTCGAAGAAGAAGCGGAGCAGAGTTCCTCTGACGAGCGATGATCAGCCGACCCCTTCCACCTCCGCAAATCTTCACAACT CTTCACACAGAGAATCGAAGGTCTCGGGGTCGGTCTTCAAGAACGCTCGCAGAAGGCTGGGCAGGATCTTCTCCAACATCTCCAAGTCCTTCACCGGCTGCTTCAACTCTGAAACCGCTCCGTAA
- the LOC128319901 gene encoding uncharacterized protein LOC128319901 isoform X1 — MCSVQLSEKKRRTQNSTSDQRLKCFRDIMDFVLHQCVGLPPETTDFVQMLIVHIKTVLLQLIRRILASGGRVERTRATSSENASSPAEDQTSQRDDVSGAGTSEICKNILTLYQSDNFDRSEGDKTLGKSLKSDLSRSHTNEISDKLVILYQSDDFDRPEGEKTSGMSLKSHQKDQGMFASGQKQAISEKRKLFLESAADERFLDKVTQVESDIPEKRLRSHISTGLSSGKDSCSSTESSLTASVDLEQVTAEIVNRVISGIASEIGIADMENGSEARVGKAQMSDADAHSASYSKNFSDVFAKLRSLIGVRDESRQSCSCLKNAAAAAVTDAKSLVSMSEAPNLQAVIDSFTEELIAKNADLFLRHELLAKSSSSKASRRRRSAFLQPRKSDQRIVSEVKKTCEVSSSVPLRSNQLLNKATQVVSEMLLRRLSTADSSRCSLEDVQSAVSTADSLVRVLYECDESVKEETKSSDALDALSCFFDVREAESAKKPRNVLRRVRSLLQAFFSKASKALSFPTHEERVEEKVDLDLCTNRVITEVIDLLRSELTAPPAVKNDDAYFHTKSTRRVSDIIFRIVESCPLLPSQFPKERHTEAQLRKVASALNLQVVSTASEISRTVSSTVQQFIDADRKSRPSVQRSSFAPLHLFTVVRNQLKAFFTSFSKRVAEDERTDASAQSERDEDRVTPIYISEDGSRKDLCSSTESSPTVSVDLFQVTAEIVNRVISGIASEIGLMENGSEAQMSDADARSASYPKNSDVFTKLRSLIGVRDKSRQSCSCLKNAAAAAVTDAKSLVSISEAPNLQAVIDSFTEELIAKNADLFLRDELLAKSSSSKASRLRRSAFLQPRKSDQRIVSEVKKTCEVSSSVPLRSKEFLNKATQVVSEMLLRRLSTADSSRCSLEDVQSAVSTADSLVRVLYECDESVKEKTKSSDALDALSCFFDVREAESAKKPRNVLRKVRSLLQAFFSKASKALSFSTHEERVEEKVDLDLCTNRVITEVIDLLRSELTAPPAVKNDDAYFHTKSTRRVSDIIFRIVESCPLLPSQFPKERHTEAQLRKVASALNLQVVSTASEISRTVSSTVQQFIDADRKSRPSVQRSSFAPLHLFTVVRNQLKNFFTSFSKRVAEDERTDASAQTERDQDRVTPIYISEDGSRKDLCSSTESSLTASVDLVQVTAEIVNRVISGIASEIGLMENGSEAQMSDADARSASYPKNSDVFAKLRSLIGVRDKSRQSCSSLKNSAAAAVTDAKSLVSISEAPNLQAVIDSFTEELIAKNADLFLRDELLAKSSSSKASRRRRSAFLQPRKSDQWIVSEVKKTCEVSSSVPLRSNQLLNKATQVVSEMLLRRLSTADSSRCSLEDVQSAVSTADSLVRVLYECDESVKEKTKSSDALDALSCFFDVREAESAKKPRNVLRKVRSLLQAFFSKASKALSFPTHKERVEEKVDLDLCTNRVITEVIDLLRSELTAPPAVKNDDAYFHTKSTRRVSDIIFRIVESCPLLPSQFPKERHTEAQLRKVASALNLQVVSTASEISQTVSSTVQQFIDTDRKSRPSVQRSSFAPLHLFTVVRNQLKNFFTSFSKRVADDERTDASAQSERDQDRVTPIYISEDGTVHELTELEDLSLEEMIHQRSRAITDVIANLLLRNVDRAGDVGQCSSDSVPGRGNNMLRSNRFPSECVYTFTEESIKAVVQNALNAGPSAGDEAQESSFVAKSTGCPFATALAREIEEAAVEETREHLNATDQQNRPGRNGNVPGSDGCSSLPAAEDQEKKKRLGFHFILRRNGSMIRRGVKCPKKSKKKRSRVPLTSDDQPTPSTSANLHNSSHRESKVSGSVFKNARRRLGRIFSNISKSFTGCFNSETAP; from the exons ATGTGCTCTGTACAGTTGagtgagaagaagagaaggactCAGAACTCCACATCTGACCAGAGACTGAAGTGTTTCAGGGACATTATGGACTTTGTTCTTCATCAGTGTGTTGG attACCGCCGGAGACGACTGATTTCGTTCAGATGCTCATCGTTCATATAAAAACTGTGCTGCTGCAGCTGATCCGGAGAATCCTGGCATCAGGAGGAAGGGTGGAACGAACAAGGGCGACGTCTTCTGAGAATGCTTCATCACCCGCAGAAGATCAGACCTCACAGCGAGATGATGTCAGCGGCGCAGGCACTAGCGAGATATGTAAAAACATCTTGACTCTTTATCAGTCTGACAATTTTGACAGAAGTGAAGGAGATAAAACTTTAGGAAAGTCGCTAAAGTCCGATCTCAGCAGGTCACACACTAATGAGATATCTGATAAGCTTGTGATTCTGTATCAGTCTGATGATTTCGACAGACCTGAAGGAGAGAAAACTTCAGGAATGTCGCTAAAGTCCCACCAGAAGGACCAAGGAATGTTCGCCTCTGGACAGAAGCAAGCAATTTCCGAGAAAAGGAAGTTGTTCTTGGAATCTGCCGCTGATGAACGGTTCCTTGATAAAGTCACTCAGGTTGAGAGTGATATCCCAGAGAAGCGGTTACGTTCACACATTTCCACAGGTTTATCCAGTGGGAAAGATTCGTGTTCCAGCACAGAGTCGTCACTGACGGCGTCAGTAGATCTGGAACAAGTCACTGCTGAGATCGTGAACAGGGTGATCAGTGGAATTGCTAGCGAGATCGGAATAGCCGACATGGAAAACGGATCGGAAGCTCGGGTAGGAAAAGCTCAGATGAGTGATGCTGATGCTCACTCAGCTTCCTACTCAAAGAACTTCTCCGACGTTTTCGCGAAGCTCCGAAGTCTTATTGGAGTCAGAGATGAAAGCAGACAGTCGTGCTCGTGCCTGAAgaacgcagcagcagcagcagtgactgaTGCTAAGAGCCTGGTGTCCATGAGTGAAGCTCCAAACCTGCAGGCTGTAATTGACAGCTTCACTGAGGAGCTGATTGCGAAGAACGCAGATTTATTTCTGCGTCACGAGCTGCTGGCCAAGTCCAGCTCTTCTAAAGCGTCTCGGCGCAGACGGTCTGCGTTCTTGCAGCCGCGTAAATCCGATCAGCGGATTGTTTCCGAGGTAAAAAAGACCTGTGAGGTGAGCAGTTCTGTCCCTCTGAGGTCTAATCAGCTTCTCAATAAAGCCACTCAGGTGGTGAGTGAGATGCTGCTCAGAAGGTTGTCAACAGCAGACTCCTCGAGATGCTCGTTAGAAGACGTGCAGAGTGCCGTAAGTACCGCAGATTCGCTCGTCAGGGTTTTATACGAATGTGACGAGTCTGTGAAAGAGGAGACTAAGAGCTCTGACGCTCTCGATGCCTTGTCCTGCTTCTTTGACGTCAGAGAAGCAGAATCTGCCAAAAAACCAAGGAACGTGTTGAGAAGAGTGCGAAGTCTCCTTCAAGCATTTTTCTCCAAGGCATCTAAAGCTCTGAGCTTTCCCACACATGAGGAGAGGGTGGAGGAGAAGGTGGACCTGGACCTGTGCACCAACAGGGTCATTACTGAAGTCATTGATTTGTTAAGGAGTGAGTTGACAGCTCCACCTGCGGTGAAGAACGATGACGCCTATTTCCACACCAAATCCACCAGGCGTGTGAGTGACATCATCTTCCGAATAGTGGAATCCTGTCCTCTGCTGCCTTCACAATTTCCAAAGGAACGCCACACGGAAGCGCAGCTCAGGAAAGTGGCATCCGCGTTAAATCTGCAGGTCGTTTCTACAGCTTCTGAGATTTCCAGAACTGTTAGCTCCACTGTGCAGCAGTTTATAGACGCAGACAGGAAGTCGAGGCCTTCAGTCCAGAGGAGTTCATTCGCTCCTCTGCACCTTTTCACTGTGGTGCGCAACCAGCTGAAGGCTTTCTTCACTTCCTTCTCTAAACGTGTTGCTGAAGATGAAAGGACAGATGCGTCAGCACAGTCAGAGAGGGATGAAGATCGTGTCACTCCCATCTACATCAGCGAGGATGGAAGTAGGAAAGATTTGTGTTCCAGCACAGAATCGTCACCGACGGTATCAGTAGATCTTTTTCAAGTCACTGCTGAGATCGTGAACAGGGTGATCAGTGGAATTGCTAGTGAGATCGGACTAATGGAAAATGGATCGGAAGCTCAGATGAGTGATGCTGATGCTCGCTCAGCTTCCTACCCAAAGAACTCTGACGTTTTCACGAAGCTCCGAAGTCTTATTGGAGTCAGAGATAAAAGCAGACAGTCGTGCTCGTGCCTGAAgaacgcagcagcagcagcagtgactgaTGCTAAGAGCCTCGTGTCCATCAGCGAAGCTCCAAACCTGCAGGCTGTTATTGACAGCTTCACTGAGGAGCTTATTGCGAAGAACGCAGATTTATTTCTGCGTGACGAGCTGCTGGCCAAGTCCAGCTCTTCTAAGGCCTCTCGGCTCAGACGGTCTGCGTTCTTGCAGCCGCGTAAATCCGATCAGCGGATTGTTTCCGAGGTAAAAAAGACCTGTGAGGTGAGCAGTTCTGTCCCTCTGAGGTCTAAGGAGTTCCTCAATAAAGCCACTCAGGTGGTGAGTGAGATGCTGCTCAGAAGGTTGTCAACAGCAGACTCCTCGAGATGCTCGTTAGAAGACGTGCAGAGTGCCGTCAGTACCGCAGATTCGCTCGTCAGGGTTTTATACGAATGTGACGAGTCTGTGAAAGAGAAGACTAAGAGCTCTGACGCTCTCGATGCCTTGTCCTGCTTCTTTGACGTCAGAGAAGCAGAATCTGCCAAAAAACCAAGGAACGTGTTGAGAAAAGTGCGAAGTCTCCTTCAGGCATTTTTCTCCAAGGCATCTAAAGCTCTGAGCTTTTCCACACACGAGGAGAGGGTGGAGGAGAAGGTGGACCTGGACCTGTGCACCAACAGGGTCATTACTGAAGTCATTGATTTGTTAAGGAGTGAGTTGACAGCTCCACCTGCGGTGAAGAACGATGACGCCTATTTCCACACCAAATCCACCAGGCGTGTGAGTGACATCATCTTCCGAATAGTGGAATCCTGTCCTCTCCTGCCTTCACAATTCCCAAAGGAACGCCACACGGAAGCGCAGCTCAGGAAAGTGGCGTCCGCGTTAAATCTGCAGGTCGTTTCTACAGCTTCTGAGATTTCCCGAACTGTTAGCTCCACTGTGCAGCAGTTTATAGACGCAGACAGGAAGTCGAGGCCTTCAGTCCAGAGGAGTTCATTCGCTCCTCTGCACCTTTTCACTGTGGTGCGCAACCAGCTGAAGAATTTCTTCACTTCTTTCTCTAAACGTGTTGCTGAAGATGAAAGGACAGACGCGTcagcacagacagagagggatcAGGATCGTGTCACTCCCATCTACATCAGCGAGGATGGAAGTAGGAAAGATTTGTGTTCCAGCACAGAGTCGTCACTGACGGCGTCAGTAGATCTTGTTCAAGTCACTGCTGAGATCGTGAACAGGGTGATCAGTGGAATTGCTAGTGAGATCGGACTAATGGAAAATGGATCGGAAGCTCAGATGAGTGATGCTGATGCTCGCTCAGCTTCCTACCCAAAGAACTCTGACGTTTTCGCGAAGCTCCGAAGTCTTATTGGAGTCAGAGATAAAAGCAGACAGTCGTGCTCGTCCCTGAagaactcagcagcagcagcagtgactgaTGCTAAGAGCCTGGTGTCCATCAGCGAAGCTCCAAACCTGCAGGCTGTTATTGACAGCTTCACCGAGGAGCTTATTGCAAAGAACGCAGATTTATTTCTGCGTGACGAGCTGCTGGCCAAGTCCAGCTCTTCTAAAGCGTCTCGGCGCAGACGGTCTGCGTTCTTGCAGCCGCGTAAATCCGATCAGTGGATTGTTTCCGAGGTAAAAAAGACCTGTGAGGTGAGCAGTTCTGTCCCTCTGAGGTCTAATCAGCTTCTCAATAAAGCCACTCAGGTGGTGAGTGAGATGCTGCTCAGAAGGTTGTCAACAGCAGACTCCTCGAGATGCTCGTTAGAAGACGTGCAGAGTGCCGTCAGTACCGCAGATTCGCTCGTCAGGGTTTTATACGAATGTGACGAGTCTGTGAAAGAGAAGACTAAGAGCTCTGACGCTCTCGATGCCTTGTCCTGCTTCTTTGACGTCAGAGAAGCAGAATCTGCCAAAAAACCAAGGAACGTGTTGAGAAAAGTGCGAAGTCTCCTTCAGGCATTTTTCTCCAAGGCATCTAAAGCTCTGAGCTTTCCTACACACAAGGAGAGGGTGGAGGAGAAGGTGGACCTGGACCTGTGCACCAACAGGGTCATTACTGAAGTCATTGATTTGTTAAGGAGTGAGTTGACAGCTCCACCTGCGGTGAAGAACGATGACGCCTATTTCCACACCAAATCCACCAGGCGTGTGAGTGACATCATCTTCCGAATAGTGGAATCCTGTCCTCTCCTGCCCTCACAATTCCCAAAGGAACGCCACACGGAAGCGCAGCTCAGGAAAGTGGCGTCCGCGTTAAATCTGCAGGTCGTTTCTACCGCTTCTGAGATTTCCCAAACTGTTAGCTCCACTGTGCAGCAGTTTATAGACACAGACAGGAAGTCGAGGCCTTCAGTCCAGAGGAGTTCATTCGCTCCTCTGCACCTTTTCACTGTGGTGCGCAACCAGCTGAAGAATTTCTTCACTTCCTTCTCTAAACGTGTTGCTGACGATGAAAGGACAGACGCGTCAGCACAGTCAGAGAGGGATCAGGATCGTGTCACTCCCATCTACATCAGCGAGGATGGCACGGTTCATGAGCTAACCGAGCTGGAGGATCTTTCTCTGGAGGAGATGATACATCAACGATCACGTGCTATAACGGATGTAATAGCGAATCTCCTCCTGAGGAACGTGGATAGGGCAGGAGATGTTGGCCAGTGTTCATCAGATTCTGTTCCAGGGAGAGGGAACAACATGTTACGCTCCAACCGGTTTCCTTCTGAGTGCGTTTACACGTTTACAGAGGAGTCCATCAAGGCTGTAGTGCAGAATGCGCTAAACGCCGGGCCGAGCGCAGGAGACGAAGCTCAGGAAAGCAGCTTCGTGGCCAAATCGACCGGTTGTCCGTTTGCTACGGCGCTCGCACGTGAAATCGAGGAGGCAGCCGTGGAGGAGACTCGGGAACACCTGAACGCCACTGATCAGCAGAATCGACCCGGCCGGAACGGAAACGTTCCTGGAAGCGATGGTTGTTCCTCACTTCCAGCAGCTGAGGatcaggagaagaagaagaggctCGGATTTCACTTCATTCTGAGGAGGAACGGGAGCATGATCAGACGTGGCGTTAAG TGTCCCAAGAAGTCGAAGAAGAAGCGGAGCAGAGTTCCTCTGACGAGCGATGATCAGCCGACCCCTTCCACCTCCGCAAATCTTCACAACT CTTCACACAGAGAATCGAAGGTCTCGGGGTCGGTCTTCAAGAACGCTCGCAGAAGGCTGGGCAGGATCTTCTCCAACATCTCCAAGTCCTTCACCGGCTGCTTCAACTCTGAAACCGCTCCGTAA